In Eulemur rufifrons isolate Redbay chromosome 29, OSU_ERuf_1, whole genome shotgun sequence, one DNA window encodes the following:
- the MTERF1 gene encoding transcription termination factor 1, mitochondrial, whose product MQSLSLRKISIPVLGYLTIMAPRNCWDMRSNFLFGSRWMIQFSAEILFKSVSVRLFGVKCGNANKEPLENEDLLNNLLTMGVDIDMAKKRQPGVFNRLVTNEQDLKTFLLSKGASKEVIASIVSRYPRAITRTPESLSKRWDLWRRIVTSDLELVNILERSPESFFRSNNNLNLENNIKFLYSVGLTRKCLCRLLTNAPRTFSNSLELNKQMVHLLQEVCLSLGHNDPVDFVRKIIFKNPFILIQSTKRVKANIEFLQSTFNLNSGELLVLICGPGAEILDLSNDYAKRNYTNIKEKLISLGCTEEEVQKFVLSYPDVIFLAEKKFNDKIDCLIEEKISISQIIENPRVLDSSISTLKNRIKELVNAGYNLSTSNITLLSWSQKRYKAKLKKLSS is encoded by the exons ATGCAAAGtctttcattaagaaaaataag CATTCCAGTTTTGGGCTACCTGACCATTATGGCACCAAGAAACTGCTGGGATATGAGAAGTAACTTTCTCTTTGGTTCAAGATGGATGATCCAGTTTTCAGCAGAAATCCTCTTCAAATCAGTTTCAGTTAGGCTTTTTGGTGTAAAGTGTGGTAATGCAAACAAAGAGCCTTTGGAAAATGAGGACCTATTGAACAACTTACTTACTATGGGAGTAGATATTGACATGGCAAAGAAACGACAGCCTGGAGTTTTTAATAGACTGGTTACTAATGAGCAGGACCTGAAGACGTTCCTTCTGTCCAAAGGAGCTAGTAAAGAAGTGATTGCTAGCATTGTATCAAGATATCCACGAGCCATAACACGTACTCCTGAAAGTCTTTCAAAACGGTGGGATCTTTGGAGAAGGATTGTGACATCAGACCTTGAACTTGTAAATATTTTGGAACGTTCTCCCGAATCCTTTTTTCGGTCCAATAACAACCTAAACTTAGAGAATAATATAAAGTTTCTCTACTCAGTTGGATTGACCCGTAAATGCCTTTGTCGATTGTTGACAAATGCCCCTCGTACTTTCTCCAATAGTCTTGAGCTGAACAAACAGATGGTTCACCTTTTGCAGGAAGTTTGTTTGTCATTGGGTCACAATGATCCTGTAGATTTTGTcaggaagataatttttaaaaatcctttcatcTTAATTCAGAGTACCAAGCGGGTGAAAGCCAACATTGAATTTTTACAGTCAACTTTCAACTTGAACAGTGGGGAACTGCTTGTTCTGATATGTGGTCCAGGAGCTGAAATCCTAGACCTTTCCAACGATTATGCCAAAAGAAACTATACTAATATCAAAGAGAAGCTGATTTCTCTTGGATGTACTGAAGAAGAGGTACAGAAATTTGTCTTAAGCTATCCAGATGTGATCTTCTTGGCAGAGAAAAAgtttaatgataaaatagactgcctcatagaagaaaaaattagcatttcACAAATAATTGAAAATCCTCGGGTTCTGGATTCAAgtataagtactttaaaaaatcgAATCAAAGAATTGGTAAATGCTGGCTATAACTTGAGTACATCAAACATCACTCTTCTGTCTTGGAGTCAAAAAAGATATAAAGCTAAATTGAAAAAGTTAAGCAGTTAA